The DNA region ACACGGTGATAAACACCGAATTTTAAGGGGAGATGCTAACTTGAGGTCTCCCATTAATCTTGCTAAGGTATGTACATAACTCATCATTCAAAATTAACTTTTCTCCTAAACCATTATTTATAGCTAAAATTCCGTTTAACCAATTGTTAAAACTCTATAAAAATGCAAGTGGTAATCCATTTATCTCACCACCCTTTCCATACCAGGGTAACTGGTTGGTTCCTCCATCAATAAACTTTTTCCTTTCTCCATCTTCGCTTTCCCAAATCTATCACCTGACCATTCAGGTGATAGATTAGAATTTTCTAACgaaagtgaagaaaaaaaaaatataatagtaataataataattaaaaaaaaatgggtGCGGCCAAGATTGCGGTTCCTATAGTGTCACTTCTACTAGTAGTAGGAGTAGTGATCGGTGTAATTGTAGTGATAAAAAGCAACGGTGGCGAAGCCAAAGAGGCGAAGAATCTGATGACGCCGTCGATGAAAATGGTCAACTCCATTTGTGGGCCGACGGATTTCAAGGAAGCTTGCGCTGCTACCTTGGAATCCGTCGCTAAAAACGCCTCCTCCACGCCTAGCAATTATATTCGCGCTGTGGTGGAGGCGGCCCTCAAGGAGGTCAACAACGCATTGTTGGCCACCAACAAGGTCAACGTTGACAAGTTCAAGGACGAGTACAACCACGTCGCGGTGGAGGACTGCAAGCATCTCCTCGACTACGCTGTGGACATGCTGCAGGGCTCCATCGCGGCGGTGAAGGCCGCCGACCTGGCCGGTCTCCGGGAGCAGCAACACGAGCTGCTGAGCTGGATGACGGCCGTCTATGCCTTCCAGACGACCTGCACCGACCAGATCAAGAGCCCCGAGTACAAGTCCGCCGTGGAGAGCGGGATGCTCAAGGCCACCCAGCTCACCCACAACGCGGTCAACATCGTGGCGGAGCTCACCGAGATGCTAAAGCTCTTCGACGTGAAGCTCCCCACGAACAAGCAGGCGACGCTGTCCCAGCGCCGCCTGCTTGCTTTAGATGACGGGTTTCCGTACTGGTTCGGTGCCGGGGATAGGAGGCTATTGGCCAAGCAGGCGGCTGGGCAGTTGATGCCGGATGTCGTGGTGGCCAAGGACGGGAGCGGGAAGTTTAAGACCATCAAGGACGCGCTTAACGCTTACCCGCCGAAATTCAACGGGAGATTCGTGATCTACGTGAAGGCCGGTGTCTACGACGAGCAAGTCATCGTTGATAAGAAGAAGCCTAACATCTTCATCTATGGAGATGGCATTGCCAAAACAATCGTCACCGGAAGGAAGAACTACGCCAAAATGAACATCAGTACCATGCACACCGCCACCTTTGGTAACTAATCATTACTACTTACAATTATTACTTTGTGTTGGCCTAGCCGTAGAATGCTTATT from Salvia splendens isolate huo1 chromosome 9, SspV2, whole genome shotgun sequence includes:
- the LOC121748871 gene encoding pectinesterase-like, encoding MGAAKIAVPIVSLLLVVGVVIGVIVVIKSNGGEAKEAKNLMTPSMKMVNSICGPTDFKEACAATLESVAKNASSTPSNYIRAVVEAALKEVNNALLATNKVNVDKFKDEYNHVAVEDCKHLLDYAVDMLQGSIAAVKAADLAGLREQQHELLSWMTAVYAFQTTCTDQIKSPEYKSAVESGMLKATQLTHNAVNIVAELTEMLKLFDVKLPTNKQATLSQRRLLALDDGFPYWFGAGDRRLLAKQAAGQLMPDVVVAKDGSGKFKTIKDALNAYPPKFNGRFVIYVKAGVYDEQVIVDKKKPNIFIYGDGIAKTIVTGRKNYAKMNISTMHTATFANEAPGFIARGMTFRNEAGPEGHQAVAFRSQGDKTAMFDCSFEASQDTLYYQNLKQFYRNCRIYGTVDFIFGKGDCVIQDSQIIVRKPLPNQFNTVTADGREIQRGSNGLVLHHCSIVPDDYLWPVRFEIPTFLGRPWKPEALTVVMQSTLGDFIRPEGWKIWDGSTNHKTCLMYEYGNSGPGANTNGRNKDFSGFKVISEAEAAKFTPGQFLHANEWLPQTGVPVQMGLY